A region of Leifsonia xyli DNA encodes the following proteins:
- a CDS encoding ABC transporter substrate-binding protein, whose protein sequence is MINKRARAAGLAAAATVVALSLAACSGGANASTADTAKISTATDVASAGGMDALVAAAKKEGSLNIIATPGDWANYQEIFDGFTKKYGITINPSQDSASSQEEIDAAKKLKGQDTAPDTFDIGSSVALANTQYFAAYKPTGWDDIPEGQKEKDGLWKVGYYGVMAVGYDANKIKTAPKSFDDLLKPEFKGAVALNGNPTQAAAAAGAVAYATLQNGGTLDDLSKGVEWFSKLKKAGNWNAADGKPNTIASGETPVLLDWSFNQKGYATSDTIKGGGVNWKYVVLPGTAYVGYYNQAINKDAPHPAAARLWEEYLYSDAAQNAWLKGGAYPARVDAMEKAGTLDTADFPGKLDKVAVMTDKQATDAGTLLNSTWANAVG, encoded by the coding sequence GTGATCAACAAGCGCGCACGCGCCGCCGGCCTGGCCGCCGCGGCGACCGTCGTCGCACTCTCGCTCGCAGCCTGCTCCGGCGGCGCGAACGCCAGCACCGCCGACACCGCGAAGATCAGCACCGCCACCGACGTCGCGTCGGCCGGCGGCATGGATGCGCTGGTCGCCGCCGCGAAGAAGGAGGGCAGCCTCAACATCATCGCGACGCCGGGCGACTGGGCCAACTACCAGGAGATCTTCGACGGCTTCACCAAGAAGTACGGCATCACCATCAACCCGAGCCAGGACAGCGCCTCCAGCCAGGAGGAGATCGACGCTGCCAAGAAGCTCAAGGGCCAGGACACCGCTCCCGACACCTTCGACATCGGCTCCTCGGTCGCCCTGGCCAACACCCAGTACTTCGCGGCCTACAAGCCGACCGGCTGGGACGACATCCCCGAGGGCCAGAAGGAGAAGGACGGCCTCTGGAAGGTCGGCTACTACGGGGTCATGGCGGTCGGCTACGACGCCAACAAGATCAAGACCGCGCCGAAGTCCTTCGACGACCTCCTGAAGCCGGAGTTCAAGGGCGCGGTCGCGCTCAACGGCAACCCGACCCAGGCGGCCGCCGCGGCCGGCGCGGTCGCGTACGCGACCCTGCAGAACGGTGGGACGCTCGACGACCTGAGCAAGGGCGTCGAGTGGTTCTCGAAGCTGAAGAAGGCGGGCAACTGGAACGCCGCCGACGGCAAGCCGAACACCATCGCCTCCGGTGAGACCCCGGTGCTGCTCGACTGGTCGTTCAACCAGAAGGGCTACGCCACCTCCGACACCATCAAGGGCGGCGGCGTGAACTGGAAGTACGTCGTCCTCCCGGGCACCGCGTACGTCGGCTACTACAACCAGGCCATCAACAAGGACGCGCCGCACCCCGCAGCCGCGCGCCTCTGGGAGGAGTACCTCTACAGCGACGCCGCCCAGAACGCGTGGCTCAAGGGCGGCGCCTACCCGGCGCGCGTCGACGCGATGGAGAAGGCCGGAACGCTCGACACGGCCGACTTCCCGGGCAAGCTCGACAAGGTAGCCGTCATGACGGACAAGCAGGCCACCGACGCCGGCACCCTGCTCAACTCCACCTGGGCGAACGCGGTCGGCTGA